In Urechidicola croceus, a single window of DNA contains:
- a CDS encoding sulfite exporter TauE/SafE family protein, with product MDSTQILGYIGALVIGIVLGLIGGGGSILTVPVLVYLLHINPITATAYSLFVVGFSSLVGTLKNIKTRLVDFKTAIIFAIPAFIAVYLTRKFALPAIPEQIFSIGDFLVSKDIAIMVFFALIMLLASISMIRGKCVNCDDENAKVTYNYPLIIIEGTVVGAITGLVGSGGGFLIIPALVMMAKLPMKRAVATSLLIISIKSLLGFIGDVENLEIDWNFLLSFTAVSAIGMFVGNYLNKFIKGEKLKKGFGWFVLLMGVYILIKELVL from the coding sequence ATGGATAGTACACAAATTTTAGGTTACATAGGAGCATTAGTTATAGGAATTGTATTAGGTTTGATTGGAGGAGGAGGTTCTATATTAACTGTTCCAGTTTTAGTCTATCTATTACATATCAATCCAATTACAGCAACTGCATATTCTTTGTTTGTAGTTGGGTTTTCTTCATTAGTAGGAACTTTAAAAAATATAAAAACACGGTTAGTTGATTTTAAAACAGCTATAATTTTTGCTATTCCAGCATTTATAGCAGTTTATTTAACAAGAAAATTTGCCTTACCTGCAATTCCAGAACAAATTTTTAGCATTGGAGATTTTTTAGTATCCAAAGATATCGCAATCATGGTCTTTTTTGCATTAATAATGCTATTAGCTTCAATATCAATGATTAGAGGAAAATGCGTTAATTGTGATGATGAAAATGCTAAGGTTACTTATAATTATCCACTCATAATTATAGAAGGAACAGTAGTTGGAGCAATTACAGGTTTAGTTGGTTCTGGAGGTGGGTTTTTAATTATTCCAGCTTTGGTGATGATGGCAAAGTTGCCAATGAAGAGAGCTGTTGCAACTTCACTATTAATCATTTCAATAAAATCATTATTAGGATTTATAGGTGATGTTGAAAATTTAGAAATTGATTGGAACTTCTTATTATCATTTACTGCTGTATCAGCAATAGGAATGTTTGTAGGGAATTATTTAAACAAATTTATTAAAGGAGAAAAACTCAAAAA